In candidate division KSB1 bacterium, one genomic interval encodes:
- a CDS encoding biopolymer transporter ExbD, with translation MRQHSNTPELQSFMRRYRKFFSTGGTIIRLIDVVLLLLFGFISISQITKKSIIALPRSVAVPPAVPDREEVVFVGVMRDGTFLIDNETRSVGDPRVLQIYLRQTQAALAREKAIMRVRIRANWDVPMAHVFKAVAACEALKLPSGLDVIRASQSR, from the coding sequence ATGCGCCAACACTCCAACACTCCCGAACTCCAAAGTTTTATGCGGCGATACAGAAAATTCTTTTCCACGGGCGGCACGATCATTCGCCTCATTGACGTCGTGCTGTTGTTGCTCTTCGGGTTTATTTCGATTTCGCAAATCACCAAGAAGAGCATCATCGCGCTGCCGCGCAGTGTTGCCGTGCCGCCGGCGGTGCCGGACCGGGAAGAAGTGGTGTTTGTCGGCGTCATGCGCGACGGCACTTTTTTAATCGACAACGAAACGCGCAGCGTCGGCGATCCGCGTGTGCTGCAAATTTATCTGCGGCAAACACAAGCCGCGCTCGCCAGAGAGAAAGCCATCATGCGCGTGCGCATTCGCGCCAATTGGGACGTGCCGATGGCGCACGTGTTCAAAGCCGTCGCCGCCTGCGAAGCGCTGAAGCTGCCGAGCGGCTTGGATGTAATCCGCGCGAGCCAAAGCCGTTAA
- a CDS encoding biopolymer transporter ExbD — MRGRPINSSGTIVRLIDVALNILFGFIIITDIQPKSQIRLPAPEETPPPVIEQRYDYVIVKIDPLGHFRLEAEEQPLGEFQDLAALETFLRQRGTQSGRAGRQTIVVIDPEETSILQRTVDVFDLCERNGIAKSIHFKDVTL, encoded by the coding sequence ATGCGTGGTCGACCCATAAATTCCAGTGGCACGATCGTGCGCCTGATTGACGTGGCCCTGAATATTCTTTTCGGCTTCATCATTATCACCGACATTCAGCCGAAAAGCCAGATCAGATTGCCAGCGCCGGAGGAAACGCCACCGCCGGTGATTGAGCAGCGTTACGATTACGTGATCGTGAAAATTGATCCGCTTGGTCATTTTCGCCTCGAAGCGGAGGAGCAGCCCCTCGGCGAGTTTCAGGATTTGGCGGCGCTCGAAACATTTTTGCGGCAGCGCGGCACGCAGTCGGGCCGTGCCGGACGCCAAACCATTGTGGTGATCGATCCGGAAGAGACGTCGATTCTGCAGCGCACCGTCGACGTCTTCGATCTTTGCGAACGGAACGGGATTGCGAAATCGATTCATTTCAAGGATGTGACATTGTGA